A stretch of Carya illinoinensis cultivar Pawnee chromosome 14, C.illinoinensisPawnee_v1, whole genome shotgun sequence DNA encodes these proteins:
- the LOC122293430 gene encoding UDP-glycosyltransferase 92A1-like, whose amino-acid sequence MSETKEHFILFPFMAEGHIIPFLALALRLVEKKGCTITFINTPLNIKKISAKLPPNPYMRLVEIPFNPADHGLPADAESTNSLPYHLILSLFEASDSFKPIVRKLIHNIFHEENGCPPPHCFISDLYFGWCADIAHEFGMYHTLFSPSGAFGMACYFSICLHLPQRKAESEEFTLPDFPEASTIHISQLSQSLKAADGNDSFSRYMTKLIPQCLNSDGMLVNTVEGLDTIGLDYFRRKFNRPIWAVGPLLLPPSGERRVAKDSQNSPEFITSWLDSKPPKSVLYISFGSQNTMSSSQMMQLAMGLDVSGKNFIWVVRPPMEFDINSEFNFKEWLPEGFAQKIRDEKRGLILDKWAPQQEILSHEATSAFLSHCGWNSVLECLIHGIPLIGWPMATEQFYNAKHMGEQVGVCVEVARGKTCEVKHEDIAAMIELVMNETEKAGKTMRRKALEAREILFDAMKDEDDYKGSSVKAMDDFLSAAELMSDKTKRGPNI is encoded by the coding sequence ATGTCAGAAACAAAAGAACACTTCATCCTGTTCCCATTCATGGCAGAAGGCCACATAATCCCTTTCTTGGCTTTGGCCCTTCGACTTGTAGAGAAAAAGGGTTGCACCATAACCTTTATCAACACCCCTCTCAACATCAAGAAAATCAGTGCCAAACTCCCTCCAAACCCTTATATGCGCCTTGTTGAAATCCCTTTCAACCCCGCCGACCATGGCCTCCCTGCAGATGCTGAGAGCACCAACTCTCTTCCCTACCATCTTATCCTCAGTCTTTTCGAAGCTTCTGATTCCTTTAAACCCATTGTCAGAAAACTCATCCACAACATTTTCCACGAAGAAAATGGTTGTCCTCCACCACATTGTTTTATCTCCGACTTGTATTTTGGGTGGTGCGCCGATATTGCCCACGAGTTTGGCATGTACCACACCCTGTTTTCCCCGTCTGGAGCCTTTGGCATGGCTTGTTATTTCTCCATTTGTCTGCACTTGCCGCAGAGGAAAGCGGAATCTGAGGAGTTCACATTGCCTGATTTCCCTGAAGCATCTACTATTCACATATCACAGCTCTCACAAAGTCTTAAGGCGGCCGATGGTAACGATTCTTTTTCACGGTACATGACAAAACTGATTCCTCAGTGTCTGAATTCTGATGGAATGTTGGTTAATACGGTGGAGGGACTTGACACTATTGGACTGGACTACTTCAGGCGAAAGTTCAACAGGCCGATTTGGGCAGTGGGGCCACTTCTTCTACCTCCATCAGGCGAAAGGCGAGTTGCGAAAGACTCTCAAAACTCTCCTGAGTTTATCACAAGTTGGCTTGATTCGAAACCTCCTAAGTCTGTGTTATACATATCCTTTGGGTCGCAGAATACGATGTCTAGTTCCCAGATGATGCAACTGGCTATGGGATTGGATGTTAGTGGCAAGAATTTCATTTGGGTTGTCCGACCACCTATGGAGTTTGACATAAATTCAGAATTCAACTTCAAGGAATGGTTGCCAGAGGGATTTGCACAGAAGATTAGAGACGAAAAGAGAGGGCTGATTCTGGATAAATGGGCACCCCAGCAAGAAATCCTATCCCATGAAGCAACTTCCGCCTTCTTAAGTCATTGCGGATGGAATTCAGTGCTGGAATGCCTTATCCACGGTATCCCTTTGATTGGGTGGCCAATGGCAACAGAACAGTTCTACAATGCTAAACATATGGGAGAGCAAGTTGGGGTTTGTGTGGAGGTGGCAAGGGGGAAGACCTGCGAGGTTAAGCACGAAGACATAGCAGCAATGATTGAGTTGGTGATGAATGAGACCGAGAAAGCCGGGAAAACAATGAGAAGGAAAGCTCTTGAGGCCAGAGAAATTCTTtttgatgccatgaaagatgaggaTGATTATAAAGGGTCCTCTGTCAAAGCCATGGATGACTTCTTGAGCGCTGCGGAGTTGATGAGTGACAAGACAAAGAGGGGACCGAACATTTGA